CTAATGCAAAGCTCAATCCCGCCAGTGCGGATTTTTGCGGTCGGACGAACAATCCCGTTAAGATGCTGCTTTTCATAATAAAGTCTCATATATTAGATTTTATTAATATATTAGCAATAGAATGTTTCCAGCTGTTTTCCAAGCTGTAACAATATGTTTCAAATTGTTACAAATGACCCGGTTTGCCCTGCCGCCATTAACAACTCCAAAATTAATAAATCCATGCACAAATCTGAAGACACACAACGCATCCTTATCGTGGACGACGATTGCGCTCTGCGGGAATTGGTAACGGATTACCTGAGCATGAGCGGTTTTTTGGTCTTTACAGCCGGCGACGGCCAAAGCATGCGCGCCGTGTTAAACGAACACAGCGTGGACTTGGTGGTAATGGATCTGATGCTACCGGGCGAGGACGGGCTGAGCCTATTGCGCTGGCTACGCGAACAGCACGGCCCACCGGTGATTATCGTATCCGCGCGCGGCGACGAAGTAGACAGGGTAGTCGGACTGGAAATGGGCGCGGACGATTATCTGGCCAAGCCCTTCGGGCCGCGCGAACTACTGGCCCGCATTCGCGCGGTAATACGCCGTAGTAGCGAACCGGAGACTGGCGTAGAGGAGAAGGTGTTAGCGTTCGGCCCGTTTCGCCTGCATCTCAACAGCCATGTCATGAGCCGCGACGGCGCCGAAGTGCCGCTGACCTTCGGGGAGTTCAATTTGTTGCGGGTATTTCTGGAACATGCCAACCAAGTGCTGTCGCGCGACCACCTGATCAGCCTGTTGAAAGGCTACGAACGGTCGCCGTACGACCGTAGTATCGATGTGCGGGTAACCCGCCTGCGGCGCAAGATAGAACCCAAACCGGACAGTCCCGTTTATCTGCGCACAGTCTGGGGCGAAGGCTACTTGTTCACGCCAAGGGGCGATGAAAACCCATGAGACGGCTGATCTCCCTGTTCCGTTGCACCGCGATGACGCTGGCCATTGGGCTGTTGATTTTCCAAATCGCCGCCGCGGCCGCCATGTTTGCGAACCTGGTACTGCCGCTGGCTCACCGGTCCGCCGACGACCTGGCTGATTTACTGATTCTGTCCGCGCGCGTCTGGAACGAACTGCCGCCGGACAAACGCCCGGCATTTGAAACGGAAATACGCGCAAAATACGGACTGTCCCTGGTACATCCCCAAGCGGGGTCGGCGGATAAAACCGACTGGTATCCCTACATCCGCTTTTTGCGTTCGGCGCTGATTGCCCGCTTGCCCGGTCAAACGCCCAGCGTGTCGGAAGACGATCATGACCAGTTTCGGGTGAAGTTTTCCTGGTCGGGCCGGCCGATGCAATTCGAATTTTCCAAAGACCGCATCACCCCCCGCCCAAGTCTGGCTTTAGCTTGGGTCGTCCTATTCGGTATATTGGCGACGCTGATCCTGACCTGGCTGTTAGCGCGCCGGGTCACCGCGCCCGTGGCTCGACTGGCGGTAGCGGCACGGCGAATTGCAAATGCCGGGCATGTGTCGCCTTTACCTGAAACCGGCTGCGCAGAATTCGTCGAACTGGCGCGGGTCTTTAACGAAACGGCCCGCCAACTACAGGCGCAACGCGAGAACCAAACCACGCTGCTGGCCGGCGTTTCCCACGACCTGCGCAGCCCGCTGGCACGCATGAAGATGGCCGTCGGTATACTCGCGGAACAGAGCCCGTCTGCCCTTTTATCCCGCATGGAGCGGGACATTGCCGATATGGACAATTTAATCGGTGCGCAACTGGAACTGGCCCGCGCCCAGGAAAGCGAACCGACCGAACCCGCCGATCTGGACGAATTGTTACAGGACGCGGTTGAAGCGGCGGAAGCGCAAGCCCCCGGCCGGATGTATCTGCACGCTACAGGCAGCATTTGTACGACCGAGATCGCCCCGGTAAGTTTTCGCCGCTGTATCGGCAACCTATTGGAAAATGCCTTGCGTTACGGCGGCGAAGGCAACATACACGTCGCACGGCGCTGCATCAACGGCTCGATATTTATCGGGGTCCGCGACCGCGGCCCCGGCATTCCGGCCCATCTTGCAGAACAAGTATTTCGGCCTTTCTACCGGCTGGAGTCCTCCCGCAACCGTATCACCGGCGGCAGCGGTCTGGGCTTGGCCATTGCCCGGCAACTGGCGGAAACGCAGGGCTGGAAAATAGCGATTAAGTCGCGCTGGCGCGGTGGCACCAGTGTCTGGCTACAAATAACATCGCCATGAAGTGTTTAAGACTATAAACCCAATACCCTAAACTCGGAACACGGGACCGAGCGTTGCCAAACTCGTTCGAATTCTTCCTGCAAGCGACGATTTCTTGCCGGCAGATTCGGGCTCCAATGCCCTTCGTAGCGGTTGCCGAGCAAGCGAAACAGGTAGCCGTCGCTATCATTGAGCAGAAATGCGGATAGATATTGCAAATCCTCGGATTCCACGGGCGTACGTATCTGAAAATGCGACGTCAACCTTTGCGCCAGCTCCAAGAGCGGGTGTGTCTGACCTCTAAGGTTAGCGGGTTCTTGAATGATGATCCGCACGCCGCCGCCGCGATTACGCAGCGCCAGCTGTTTAAGCGCTTCCACGATTTCAGGCTGCCCGTACAGGGCATACTCCAAATCCCGGCTGTAAATAGTCAGTTGACGCCGGGCACCCTGAATCAGTTGCAGCGTGGCGGCCACGGCGGATTCCAATGTCTCCAGCCGAGACGCCTCGATCGAAGCGGTTTTGGGCCTGGGACTCGGTCGTTTTGCAGCCTCCACCGGCGGCAGCGGCAAGAGCATGGTTTGGTGGGGAATGCCCGCTTCTTGGAATACCGCGCCTTCCGCGACAAAACCGAGTTTCCGGTAAAACTCCAGCGCAGACACTTGCGCATTGGCTGAAACCGTTGTCAGCCCCAGCGCTCGGGCTTTTTCGATTAACACGCGCAGTAAGGACTGACCGACCCGTTGCCCCCGCCAGTCGCGCAACACCGCCATGCGGCCGATTTTGCCCTGCGGCGATAAGCGGCCTGTCGCTATCGGCCGGGACTGCTCATCGCGGGCGATAAAGTGGTGACATTGCCGGTCGAGTTCGTCGAACTCGATTTCCGCCG
This sequence is a window from Methylomonas methanica MC09. Protein-coding genes within it:
- a CDS encoding response regulator, which translates into the protein MHKSEDTQRILIVDDDCALRELVTDYLSMSGFLVFTAGDGQSMRAVLNEHSVDLVVMDLMLPGEDGLSLLRWLREQHGPPVIIVSARGDEVDRVVGLEMGADDYLAKPFGPRELLARIRAVIRRSSEPETGVEEKVLAFGPFRLHLNSHVMSRDGAEVPLTFGEFNLLRVFLEHANQVLSRDHLISLLKGYERSPYDRSIDVRVTRLRRKIEPKPDSPVYLRTVWGEGYLFTPRGDENP
- a CDS encoding HAMP domain-containing sensor histidine kinase, which translates into the protein MRRLISLFRCTAMTLAIGLLIFQIAAAAAMFANLVLPLAHRSADDLADLLILSARVWNELPPDKRPAFETEIRAKYGLSLVHPQAGSADKTDWYPYIRFLRSALIARLPGQTPSVSEDDHDQFRVKFSWSGRPMQFEFSKDRITPRPSLALAWVVLFGILATLILTWLLARRVTAPVARLAVAARRIANAGHVSPLPETGCAEFVELARVFNETARQLQAQRENQTTLLAGVSHDLRSPLARMKMAVGILAEQSPSALLSRMERDIADMDNLIGAQLELARAQESEPTEPADLDELLQDAVEAAEAQAPGRMYLHATGSICTTEIAPVSFRRCIGNLLENALRYGGEGNIHVARRCINGSIFIGVRDRGPGIPAHLAEQVFRPFYRLESSRNRITGGSGLGLAIARQLAETQGWKIAIKSRWRGGTSVWLQITSP
- a CDS encoding GNAT family N-acetyltransferase, with protein sequence MNITNYYLEPANFEADYDALHSVRHQVFVVEQRIPAEIEFDELDRQCHHFIARDEQSRPIATGRLSPQGKIGRMAVLRDWRGQRVGQSLLRVLIEKARALGLTTVSANAQVSALEFYRKLGFVAEGAVFQEAGIPHQTMLLPLPPVEAAKRPSPRPKTASIEASRLETLESAVAATLQLIQGARRQLTIYSRDLEYALYGQPEIVEALKQLALRNRGGGVRIIIQEPANLRGQTHPLLELAQRLTSHFQIRTPVESEDLQYLSAFLLNDSDGYLFRLLGNRYEGHWSPNLPARNRRLQEEFERVWQRSVPCSEFRVLGL